A portion of the Segatella copri DSM 18205 genome contains these proteins:
- a CDS encoding type IV toxin-antitoxin system AbiEi family antitoxin domain-containing protein has product MTELLSILYKLRIFTLDELSEALKDKVKAVEALLARYKQQGWIVAIRRNTYCMKDIASGLPVCDKYEIGSHLSPTACISYHTALEFHGLAHQPFNEVFVKSMTRFNPFSFDDVDYTYCRQTKEIVGMMTPKGNPYVRVTDVEGTLLDCFDRIDRAGGIEELLHCMEGIVLLNEERLIDYLAKYNKAFLYQKTGYLLERIKEQAKISESLLELCRAKGTKSVKWLTNNEESDTFVNKWRMYVPQELTSKEEYELI; this is encoded by the coding sequence ATGACAGAACTATTAAGTATATTATACAAGCTGCGGATATTCACTTTGGATGAACTTTCTGAGGCTCTGAAAGACAAGGTGAAGGCGGTGGAGGCGTTGCTTGCTAGGTACAAGCAACAAGGGTGGATTGTGGCTATACGGCGCAATACCTATTGCATGAAGGATATTGCATCTGGTTTACCTGTTTGCGACAAGTATGAGATAGGAAGCCACTTGTCACCTACAGCTTGCATCAGTTATCACACAGCATTGGAATTTCATGGATTGGCTCATCAACCCTTCAATGAGGTTTTTGTGAAAAGCATGACTCGCTTCAATCCCTTTTCTTTCGATGATGTGGATTACACCTATTGCAGACAAACAAAGGAAATCGTTGGTATGATGACTCCCAAGGGAAATCCATACGTGCGAGTAACGGATGTGGAGGGGACGTTGTTGGATTGTTTTGACCGCATCGACCGAGCTGGTGGTATCGAGGAATTGCTGCATTGTATGGAGGGTATCGTCTTGCTCAATGAGGAAAGGCTCATCGATTATCTCGCAAAATACAACAAGGCTTTTCTGTACCAGAAGACTGGCTATCTGTTGGAGCGAATCAAGGAACAAGCCAAAATCTCAGAATCTCTCTTGGAGCTGTGCCGAGCCAAGGGAACCAAAAGCGTCAAGTGGTTGACCAACAACGAAGAGTCGGATACATTTGTAAATAAATGGCGCATGTATGTGCCGCAAGAACTAACATCGAAGGAAGAATATGAACTCATATAA
- a CDS encoding Na(+)-translocating NADH-quinone reductase subunit A produces the protein MANVIKLRKGLDINLTGKASKDVTLQVAQAGEYALVPAAFVGVTPKVVVREGDHVNAGDALFVNKACPEVKFASPVSGEVTAIERGERRKVLCVKVKADAVQTSTDFGKKNVDALDGEAVKQALLEAGLFGYINQLPYAVSTTPDTKPKAIFVSALRDMPLAADFEVELEGNEEAFQTGLTALSKIAKTYLGVGVDQHSNALGEAKNVELNVFDGPCPAGNVGVQVNNIDPVNKGEVVWTVDPASVIFFGRLFLTGKVDLHKTVAVAGSEIKTPGYAEVLVGTPLSSFVANQLKATDHVRLINGNPLTGVKTTTADFVGGHTSEITAIPEGDDNDEMLGWILPRTDQFSTSRSYLSWLFGKKKEYNLDARVKGGERHMIMSGEYDKVLPMDIYGEYLIKAIIAGDIDKQEQLGIYEVSPEDFAVAEFVDSSKLELQKIVREGLDTLRKENA, from the coding sequence ATGGCAAATGTGATTAAGTTACGTAAAGGCTTGGACATTAACCTTACGGGTAAGGCTTCCAAGGATGTAACGCTCCAGGTGGCTCAGGCTGGCGAGTATGCGCTGGTTCCTGCGGCTTTCGTGGGTGTGACTCCTAAGGTAGTGGTACGCGAGGGCGATCATGTCAATGCCGGAGATGCCTTGTTTGTGAACAAGGCTTGCCCGGAGGTGAAGTTTGCCTCGCCAGTGAGCGGAGAAGTAACCGCCATTGAGAGAGGTGAGCGCCGAAAGGTGCTTTGCGTGAAGGTGAAGGCCGACGCAGTACAGACCTCTACGGATTTTGGTAAGAAAAACGTTGATGCGTTAGACGGTGAGGCTGTCAAGCAGGCGCTGCTTGAGGCTGGTCTCTTCGGATACATCAACCAGTTGCCTTATGCTGTGTCCACAACTCCCGACACCAAGCCTAAGGCAATTTTCGTTTCTGCCCTCCGCGACATGCCGCTCGCAGCCGACTTTGAGGTAGAACTCGAAGGCAACGAAGAGGCTTTCCAGACTGGTTTGACAGCCTTGAGCAAGATTGCGAAAACTTATCTTGGTGTTGGCGTTGACCAGCACAGCAATGCGCTCGGCGAGGCTAAGAACGTAGAACTCAATGTATTCGACGGTCCTTGCCCGGCAGGTAATGTAGGCGTACAGGTGAACAACATCGACCCGGTAAACAAGGGCGAGGTGGTTTGGACTGTAGATCCAGCATCGGTTATCTTCTTCGGAAGACTCTTCCTGACAGGTAAGGTTGATTTGCACAAGACTGTAGCTGTGGCTGGTAGTGAAATCAAGACTCCTGGCTATGCTGAAGTATTGGTAGGTACACCTTTAAGCAGTTTTGTAGCCAATCAGCTGAAAGCTACTGACCATGTGCGACTTATCAATGGCAATCCTCTTACCGGTGTAAAGACGACCACTGCCGATTTCGTAGGTGGTCATACATCAGAGATTACAGCCATCCCAGAGGGTGATGACAACGACGAGATGCTGGGTTGGATTCTTCCACGTACCGATCAGTTCTCTACATCGCGTTCCTATCTCTCCTGGCTCTTCGGCAAGAAGAAGGAGTATAATCTCGATGCCCGCGTGAAGGGTGGCGAGCGCCACATGATCATGAGCGGCGAGTATGACAAGGTGCTCCCGATGGACATCTATGGTGAGTATCTCATCAAGGCAATCATCGCCGGCGATATCGACAAGCAGGAGCAGCTCGGTATCTACGAGGTAAGTCCTGAAGATTTTGCTGTGGCTGAGTTCGTGGATTCATCTAAGCTCGAATTGCAGAAGATTGTACGCGAGGGCTTGGATACCCTGCGCAAGGAGAACGCTTAG
- a CDS encoding Rpn family recombination-promoting nuclease/putative transposase yields the protein MKQVEERYISLLTDFGFKRIFGTAMNKDLLICFLNSLFNGQQVVKDVSYLNPEHVGDVYTDRRAIFDVYCEGENGEKFIVEMQNAYQTYFKDRALFYSTFPIREQAPKGSEWDFRLNHVYTVALLNFSMNEDAFDKEKIRHHVQLCDTATHKVFYDKLEYIYVEISKFNKPLEELDTLYEKWLYALKNLYKLTQRPKELCDKVFDRLFEEAEIAKFTPQEMREYETSKMAYRDIKNSVDTAKREGIAEGMEKGMKEGMELGIAKGKQEGLAEGMEKGMNQKALEIAKNMLAMGLSAEQVAKATQLPLDIIKNQNNS from the coding sequence ATGAAACAGGTAGAAGAAAGATACATCAGCTTGCTGACCGACTTCGGTTTCAAGCGAATTTTTGGAACAGCAATGAACAAGGATTTGCTCATTTGCTTCCTCAACAGCTTGTTTAACGGCCAACAGGTTGTGAAGGACGTGTCGTATCTGAACCCGGAGCACGTAGGAGATGTATATACCGACCGCAGAGCCATCTTTGATGTATATTGCGAGGGCGAAAACGGCGAGAAGTTCATCGTTGAAATGCAGAATGCCTACCAGACGTATTTCAAGGATCGCGCCCTTTTCTACTCAACCTTTCCTATCCGTGAACAGGCACCAAAGGGGAGTGAATGGGATTTCAGACTCAATCATGTCTATACCGTTGCCCTGCTCAACTTCAGCATGAACGAGGACGCATTCGACAAGGAGAAAATCCGCCATCATGTGCAGTTGTGCGACACTGCTACCCACAAAGTATTTTACGACAAACTCGAATATATTTATGTAGAGATTTCCAAGTTCAACAAACCCCTGGAAGAACTGGATACGCTCTACGAGAAGTGGCTCTATGCACTGAAGAATCTCTATAAACTTACCCAGCGCCCGAAGGAGCTGTGCGACAAGGTCTTCGACCGTCTCTTCGAGGAAGCCGAGATAGCCAAGTTTACTCCGCAGGAGATGAGGGAGTACGAGACCAGCAAGATGGCATATCGCGACATCAAGAATTCCGTAGACACTGCCAAGCGTGAAGGTATAGCTGAGGGTATGGAAAAGGGAATGAAGGAAGGTATGGAATTAGGTATTGCGAAAGGTAAGCAAGAAGGTCTTGCGGAAGGTATGGAAAAAGGTATGAACCAGAAAGCCCTGGAAATAGCTAAGAATATGCTGGCAATGGGACTTTCAGCCGAACAGGTTGCCAAGGCTACCCAGCTGCCTTTAGATATCATCAAGAATCAGAACAACTCATAA
- a CDS encoding translocation/assembly module TamB domain-containing protein — MPPVQAFIGSEVAGALAQKFGTQVSIGKVNLGFFNRIIIDDVMMLDQKGDSMICASRVSAKLDFLPLKDGKISVSSAQLFGLNANIYKQDAKSPMNIQFVLDSLASKDTTRHTPLDLHIGSLIIRHGAVAYNQRDIAPKPGVFSPQHLGITDLSAHIILGHLTDKDIHLAVKKIALKDKSGLQLRNLRFKLDADQQQALLRDFSIELPHSQLQFDDLRATYRIENKHIVKPTLQFQGGIKPSVITLADIACFVPELRKFKDALQLHLQFSGTSTSARIHNLEFKTQSGSLLLRANGRVSDWDRLLRWKANISALKISGDGIGEVSRNLGKRISIPKEVLRLGDIYYIGEVYGAGKKAGTRGQLKTGVGEVAIKAEKAGSELKASINTQGINLGRILDNGQFGILAASLSAHGNKQHFYAKGSIPRFDFNKYSYRNIQIDGSYNRGLLEGLASIDDPNANIRVEGSYSIPRKQYAATAHVQHLLPSILGLKVADKTYSLDGITVSAKNQGKDSYFDLEAPFASIHVDGEYDYATLTKSFTNLIASKLPTLPGIGKVDRSAKNHFTFQAEITSTEILQRMLGIPLQIEQPVIADGFVNDAEKTVNIYASVADFSYGAKNYHGAKVRLHTINDSLKVDAQIRQGKWGDNGPGIHVKAAAADNQLFAKLFYNNHSAKLPIQGIIDTRAQFFKNENHVSTAHVTIHPSEIRIDGTPWEVHPADIIYSKNRLLVDHFAVSHDQQHVIVSGLATPEKTDSIVADLKDVDVAYVLNLINFHSVDFTGKASGKAIIKSLFNDPDAYAQLDVKEFTFENGPLGVLHAGVNFNKELEQIDIHAVADDGPEHQTLINGYVSPKRNYIDLGIDAQGTSMKFLENFCGSFMNQVEAWGDGHLNVVGDLKNINLVGDLTAHGKVHLKQLNTDYTFDALRAHAIPDDILIENDTIFDRNSNIAILSGGIHHKHLTRLSYDLDIKAHNFLGFDTREFGDNTFYGTIYATGEVGIHGKSGETVIDINAEPEPGSIFVYNVASPDAISDKSFIHWHEIVPDIMDSLNGAPTTKQREDDIDFESDMRINFLVNTNQNLTLKLIMDEQSGDYITLNGDGVIRANYFNKGSFDMFGNYVVDHGTYKLTIQNLIKKEFEFMPGGTIAFGGNPYNAPLNLRAKYTVNGVPLSDLRIGRSFSGNNIRVDCLMDITGTPQSPKVDFSMDLPTVNSDAKQMIYSIINSQEEMNQQVLYLLGIGRFYAQTNNNQVSEDGEQQSQTSLAMQSLLSGTISQQLNTVLSNVVKSNNWNFGANISTGDEGFNNAEYEGILSGKLLNNRLLFNGQFGYRDNPNATQSFIGDFDLRYLIFPNGNLAIHMYNQTNDRYFTRNSLNTQGLGLIMKKDFNGLRDFFGIKKKKKKKK, encoded by the coding sequence GTGCCACCAGTACAGGCCTTCATCGGCTCTGAAGTAGCCGGTGCGCTGGCCCAGAAATTCGGCACTCAGGTAAGTATCGGAAAGGTGAACCTGGGCTTCTTCAACCGCATTATCATAGATGACGTGATGATGCTCGACCAGAAGGGCGACAGCATGATCTGTGCTTCGCGCGTGTCGGCAAAACTCGATTTCCTGCCTTTGAAGGATGGCAAGATTTCGGTTTCATCTGCCCAGCTCTTCGGTCTCAACGCCAACATCTACAAGCAGGATGCCAAGAGCCCGATGAACATCCAGTTCGTGCTCGATTCGCTGGCTTCGAAAGATACCACCCGCCATACTCCGCTCGACCTGCACATCGGAAGCCTGATTATCCGGCATGGTGCCGTTGCCTACAACCAGCGCGATATTGCACCTAAGCCGGGCGTCTTTTCGCCGCAGCATCTGGGCATCACCGACCTCTCTGCCCACATTATTCTGGGCCATCTCACCGACAAGGATATCCATCTGGCTGTCAAGAAGATAGCGCTGAAAGATAAATCAGGACTTCAACTCAGGAATCTGAGATTCAAACTCGATGCCGACCAGCAGCAAGCCCTGCTCAGAGACTTCAGCATCGAGCTCCCTCATTCGCAATTGCAGTTTGATGACCTGCGCGCTACCTACCGCATCGAGAACAAGCATATCGTAAAGCCTACACTCCAGTTTCAGGGCGGCATCAAGCCATCCGTCATCACGCTTGCCGATATTGCCTGCTTCGTGCCTGAACTCCGCAAGTTCAAGGATGCCCTGCAGCTTCATCTCCAGTTTTCGGGCACCAGTACATCTGCCCGCATCCATAACCTCGAATTCAAGACTCAGAGCGGCAGTCTGCTGCTCAGGGCTAACGGCCGTGTGAGCGATTGGGACCGCCTTCTGCGCTGGAAGGCAAACATCTCAGCCCTCAAGATATCAGGCGATGGCATCGGAGAGGTTTCCAGGAATCTGGGCAAACGCATCAGCATTCCGAAAGAAGTGCTGCGCCTGGGCGACATATATTATATAGGTGAAGTATATGGTGCTGGCAAGAAGGCAGGCACCCGCGGCCAGCTGAAGACCGGCGTGGGCGAAGTAGCCATCAAGGCCGAAAAGGCTGGCTCCGAGCTCAAGGCTAGCATCAACACCCAGGGCATCAACCTGGGCCGAATCCTCGACAACGGGCAGTTCGGCATTCTGGCAGCATCGCTTTCGGCTCACGGCAACAAGCAGCATTTCTATGCCAAGGGCAGCATTCCGCGCTTCGATTTCAACAAGTACAGCTACCGCAACATTCAGATAGACGGCAGCTATAACCGGGGATTGCTCGAGGGACTCGCATCCATCGACGACCCTAACGCCAACATCCGGGTAGAAGGCTCCTACTCCATCCCGCGCAAGCAGTATGCAGCTACTGCCCATGTACAGCATCTGCTGCCATCCATCCTGGGACTGAAGGTAGCCGACAAGACCTACAGTCTCGATGGCATCACCGTAAGCGCCAAGAACCAGGGCAAGGACAGCTATTTCGACCTCGAAGCCCCGTTCGCCAGCATCCATGTTGACGGAGAGTACGATTACGCTACCCTCACCAAGAGCTTCACCAACCTGATAGCCAGCAAACTGCCTACCCTTCCGGGCATCGGCAAGGTAGACAGGAGTGCGAAGAACCATTTCACCTTCCAGGCAGAAATCACCTCTACCGAGATACTGCAGCGCATGCTGGGCATTCCGCTGCAGATAGAGCAGCCCGTCATTGCCGATGGATTCGTGAACGATGCCGAGAAAACCGTCAACATCTATGCCAGCGTGGCTGACTTCAGCTATGGCGCAAAAAACTATCATGGAGCCAAAGTGCGACTGCATACCATCAACGATTCGCTCAAGGTAGATGCGCAGATCAGGCAGGGCAAATGGGGAGATAACGGACCGGGCATCCACGTAAAGGCAGCCGCTGCCGACAACCAGCTCTTCGCCAAGCTCTTCTACAACAACCATTCGGCCAAGCTCCCTATCCAGGGTATCATCGATACGAGGGCGCAGTTCTTCAAGAACGAAAATCATGTTTCTACCGCCCACGTAACCATACACCCGTCTGAAATCAGAATCGACGGCACGCCGTGGGAGGTTCATCCTGCCGACATCATCTACAGCAAGAACCGCCTGCTGGTAGACCATTTCGCCGTGAGCCACGACCAGCAGCACGTCATCGTTTCCGGTCTTGCTACACCCGAGAAGACCGATTCTATCGTAGCCGACCTGAAGGATGTGGATGTGGCATACGTGCTGAACCTCATCAATTTCCATTCGGTAGATTTCACCGGCAAGGCTTCGGGCAAGGCTATCATCAAGAGCCTCTTCAACGACCCTGATGCCTACGCCCAGCTAGACGTGAAGGAGTTTACCTTCGAAAACGGACCGCTCGGTGTGCTCCATGCTGGTGTCAACTTCAACAAGGAGCTCGAACAGATTGACATTCATGCAGTTGCCGACGATGGTCCGGAGCATCAGACGCTCATCAACGGATACGTCTCGCCTAAGCGCAACTATATCGACCTGGGTATCGATGCCCAGGGCACCAGCATGAAATTCCTCGAGAATTTCTGCGGCAGTTTCATGAACCAGGTAGAAGCCTGGGGCGATGGGCATCTCAATGTGGTAGGCGATTTGAAAAACATCAATCTCGTAGGCGACCTTACCGCTCACGGCAAGGTGCACCTCAAGCAGCTCAACACCGATTATACCTTCGATGCGCTCCGTGCCCACGCTATCCCAGATGATATCCTCATAGAGAATGATACCATCTTCGACCGCAACAGCAACATAGCCATCCTGAGCGGAGGCATCCACCACAAGCACCTCACCAGGCTGAGCTACGACCTCGATATCAAGGCGCACAACTTCCTGGGCTTCGATACCCGCGAGTTTGGCGACAACACCTTCTATGGCACCATCTATGCCACGGGCGAGGTAGGCATCCACGGCAAGAGCGGCGAAACCGTCATCGATATCAACGCCGAGCCCGAACCGGGCAGCATCTTTGTATATAATGTGGCAAGTCCGGACGCCATCAGCGACAAGAGCTTTATCCACTGGCACGAGATTGTGCCGGATATCATGGACAGCCTGAACGGGGCTCCAACCACGAAACAGAGAGAGGATGACATCGATTTCGAATCGGATATGCGCATCAACTTCCTCGTAAACACCAACCAGAACCTCACGCTCAAGCTGATTATGGACGAGCAGTCGGGCGATTACATCACCCTGAACGGAGATGGCGTAATTCGCGCCAACTACTTCAACAAGGGCTCGTTCGACATGTTTGGCAACTATGTGGTAGACCACGGCACCTACAAGCTCACCATCCAGAATCTCATCAAGAAGGAGTTCGAGTTTATGCCGGGCGGCACCATCGCCTTCGGTGGCAACCCATACAACGCCCCACTCAATCTGCGGGCTAAATATACCGTAAACGGAGTGCCGCTGAGCGACCTGCGCATAGGCCGTTCGTTCTCGGGCAACAACATCCGCGTAGACTGCCTGATGGACATCACCGGCACGCCTCAATCGCCTAAGGTAGATTTCTCTATGGACCTGCCTACGGTTAACAGCGATGCGAAGCAGATGATCTACTCTATCATCAATTCGCAGGAAGAGATGAACCAGCAGGTGCTCTATCTCTTGGGCATCGGCCGGTTCTACGCCCAGACCAACAACAACCAGGTGAGCGAGGATGGTGAACAGCAGAGTCAGACTTCGCTGGCGATGCAGAGCCTGCTGAGCGGCACCATCTCGCAGCAGCTGAACACCGTACTTTCCAACGTGGTGAAGAGCAACAACTGGAATTTCGGTGCCAACATATCTACGGGCGATGAAGGTTTCAACAATGCCGAATATGAGGGCATTCTGAGTGGCAAGCTGCTCAACAACCGGTTACTCTTCAATGGCCAGTTCGGTTATCGCGACAATCCGAATGCCACGCAGAGTTTCATCGGTGATTTTGACCTCCGCTACCTCATCTTCCCTAACGGCAACCTCGCCATACACATGTACAATCAGACCAACGACCGCTATTTTACGCGCAACAGTCTGAACACGCAGGGTCTCGGTCTCATCATGAAGAAAGACTTCAACGGCCTCCGCGATTTCTTCGGCATCAAAAAGAAGAAGAAGAAAAAGAAATAA